One part of the Kryptolebias marmoratus isolate JLee-2015 linkage group LG2, ASM164957v2, whole genome shotgun sequence genome encodes these proteins:
- the zgc:152863 gene encoding sushi domain-containing protein 6 isoform X1: MSPSVPYSWPSGRVSLVCGLLLLASSPLLTSGRLTNCSHPLVPEHGWFRCDSSPCRGFPHKSSVRFFCEPGYHIRNKMALVNRATCRHGKWVPPIPVCVKDPPNMKSSSDDSMPSMATTAVGVSIFLLTTTACLVIKSRLYPCQSHGSRRSSDQLDLMVDGLPVSLPSYEEAVYGSWGQRIPPCSTPRPTQLLLARENPSSQPDGSLRPLLSGSGQSPENPPPPYEEVQSSRPRDRLGDMSVSDDKDT; encoded by the exons ATGTCTCCGTCAGTCCCGTACTCATGGCCGAGCGGACGCGTCAGTCTCGTCTGCGGGCTCCTCCTCCTGGCCTCCTCGCCGCTCCTCACCTCAG GCAGACTCACTAACTGTTCCCACCCTCTGGTTCCGGAGCACGGCTGGTTCCGCTGCGACTCGTCTCCCTGCCGCGGCTTTCCTCACAAGAGCTCGGTCCGGTTCTTCTGCGAGCCCGGGTACCACATCAGGAACAAGATGGCGCTGGTGAACAGGGCCACCTGCCGGCACGGGAAGTGGGTCCCGCCCATCCCGGTCTGCGTCAAAG aCCCCCCCAACATGAAGTCCAGCAGCGACGACTCGATGCCCAGCATGGCCACCACCGCGGTGGGCGTGTCCATCTTCCTGCTCACCACCACCGCCTGCCTGGTCATCAAGTCCCGCCTCTACCCCTGTCAGTCACACGG CAGCCGCCGCTCCTCGGACCAGCTGGACCTGATGGTGGACGGACTTCCTGTCTCCCTGCCGTCCTACGAGGAGGCGGTGTACGGCAGCTGGGGGCAGAGGATCCCCCCTTGCTCCACCCCCAGACCCACGCAGCTCCTCCTGGCCCGGGAGAACCCGAGCAGCCAGCCAGACGGCAGCCTGCGCCCCCTCCTGTCCGGGTCGGGTCAGAGCCCCGAGAACCCGCCTCCGCCGTACGAGGAGGTGCAGTCGTCCCGCCCCAGGGACAGGCTGGGGGACATGTCCGTCTCAGACGATAAGGACACCTGA
- the zgc:152863 gene encoding sushi domain-containing protein 6 isoform X2, producing MSPSVPYSWPSGRVSLVCGLLLLASSPLLTSGRLTNCSHPLVPEHGWFRCDSSPCRGFPHKSSVRFFCEPGYHIRNKMALVNRATCRHGKWVPPIPVCVKDPPNMKSSSDDSMPSMATTAVGVSIFLLTTTACLVIKSRLYPCQSHGRRSSDQLDLMVDGLPVSLPSYEEAVYGSWGQRIPPCSTPRPTQLLLARENPSSQPDGSLRPLLSGSGQSPENPPPPYEEVQSSRPRDRLGDMSVSDDKDT from the exons ATGTCTCCGTCAGTCCCGTACTCATGGCCGAGCGGACGCGTCAGTCTCGTCTGCGGGCTCCTCCTCCTGGCCTCCTCGCCGCTCCTCACCTCAG GCAGACTCACTAACTGTTCCCACCCTCTGGTTCCGGAGCACGGCTGGTTCCGCTGCGACTCGTCTCCCTGCCGCGGCTTTCCTCACAAGAGCTCGGTCCGGTTCTTCTGCGAGCCCGGGTACCACATCAGGAACAAGATGGCGCTGGTGAACAGGGCCACCTGCCGGCACGGGAAGTGGGTCCCGCCCATCCCGGTCTGCGTCAAAG aCCCCCCCAACATGAAGTCCAGCAGCGACGACTCGATGCCCAGCATGGCCACCACCGCGGTGGGCGTGTCCATCTTCCTGCTCACCACCACCGCCTGCCTGGTCATCAAGTCCCGCCTCTACCCCTGTCAGTCACACGG CCGCCGCTCCTCGGACCAGCTGGACCTGATGGTGGACGGACTTCCTGTCTCCCTGCCGTCCTACGAGGAGGCGGTGTACGGCAGCTGGGGGCAGAGGATCCCCCCTTGCTCCACCCCCAGACCCACGCAGCTCCTCCTGGCCCGGGAGAACCCGAGCAGCCAGCCAGACGGCAGCCTGCGCCCCCTCCTGTCCGGGTCGGGTCAGAGCCCCGAGAACCCGCCTCCGCCGTACGAGGAGGTGCAGTCGTCCCGCCCCAGGGACAGGCTGGGGGACATGTCCGTCTCAGACGATAAGGACACCTGA